The stretch of DNA GCGGCAATGGCCGGAATCATAATCGGCTGGGTCTACTATAGGTACGGCTTTGTTGCTGCCTTGCTAATCCACTGGGCGACAAACTATGTAGTGTATTCTTATGCGTATTTGGTGTCCAGCATCAACGAAACCAGAGTGATGGACTCGTTTTCACATTCTTTGATCTTGACAATAGAAATAATTTTGCTTCTGACAGGCATATTGGCAATTACACTAAGTATACTAGAATACAGAAAGAACAAGTTGGCAAAAAAGCCAGAATATCTAAACTAGAAATTTTCTAAGATGGTTTCCAGTCTTTGGGCATAGAGCCGCGGTTTGAGCTTGGCTTTGGTTCGTCCTTTGGCTTGTCATATCCTGCTGGAAGCGAACCACGCGCAGAGCCTTGGTCATAGACGCTTGTGTGTTGCTTGTGGGACGTGTCATCAGATATGAGTTCTGCTTCTCCTCTGTTGGTCTTGTATCCGCCAGATGCCTCACTGGTGTCAACTCCTCGAAGATATTTGGGGTCAATGCCAGTCTGGATGTATTCAGATTCTTTCTTTGCTTTTTTGTTGCTCCACCAAAAGAATCCACCTGCACCGGCTGCTGCCATGCCAGCCATTCCATATATGATGAATATTGGGAATGAGCCAGATGATGTCTGCGCACCAGTCGATGGCGATACAGGTGATACTCCTACTACTTCTCCGCCGTTTAGTTTGTCAGGTGATGCATAGCCTGCAAGGAAAATGTTTCCCGAGTCACCAGACTCGATTGTTCTGATGTGATAAGTTTTATCGGAGGTAAATGTCGCCTCAAATTCCTTTTCTTTGATTTGTCCCTCACGGAAGCTGCTCTCACCCATTGTAAATGACGATACCACTACTTTGGCGCCAGAAAATCCGTACTTGCTAGTCTCTGCAACAATACCGGTTGGGTCTGCCAAAAAGTGCCAGTTGCCAATTCCTAGTCCACCAATGCCGGATGCATCAATTAGTGGCATGCTCATTACATTTCTTGCCTCGCCAGTTATCTGGGCTGCAACTTCGGGATAGTTTTGCTCATAGAATGAAATTGGTTTGTTTATTTCAACGTCGCCGTGTTCTTCTGTGGTAATTACAATAGAGTCATTGACTTTGATTCCTCTCCACAAAATGTCAAATAATGCTGGAGAGCCTTCAGTGTACGGCTTGATCAGATAACCATCAATTTTTGGAGTCAGAATAATTCTATAGTCAACTGATGTGTTCTCGCCTCTTCCAAAGAGGGATGCATGATAGTCAATAGTGATATCAGTTACACGTGCTGAGCTTTGCAACTCGTGTAAATTGTCATTTAGTTTTTCAATCAGCATATCGACGCCGGGGGCAGACGAGTCTACTGTAAAGTCGATTGACTTTGATTTTCCCCTCAGTGCTTCTGCTATTGCGCCGCCTTCCTCGTATTCAATGTAGGCAGTTCGCTGGAACTTGAATTGCGGGACTTCGGCAGTTTCAGGAGTTTTTGCATCCCAGTTTAGCTGGGCAGCAAATGCTGGAGAAACAGATCCTGCAATCAAAATAGACAAAAGTGAAAATGCTAATAGAGAACCCCTATTCACGAATGGTACGCTTGCCTGCGCAGTAATAAATCTTGTCTTGAATAATGAAAATCGGCAAGAAATTTTACAAAACAAATTTTCTTTGAATTTTTTACAATTTTTCTTTGAGATTTTTGTTTTGTGTTGTTTTGATACATTATTGAAAAGGTAATATTGATCCGCGGCATCATACAAAAAGGGTTTTATGATAACAATTCTGGCGGGGGGCACAGGTTCTGTTAAGCTTGTCCGCGGTTTGATCTCGCAGACCCGCGACGTAAATGTGGTGTGTAATGTTGGCGACAATTACTGGTTGTACGGCTTGTACGTCTGTCCTGACATTGACACAATAATTTATGGCCTAGCAGACATTTTGGATTATGAAAAAGGGTGGGGAATTAGAAAGGACACTTTTGGATTTTTGCGACAAATGGAAATTTTTGGTGAAGAGACCTGGTTTAGAATCGGCGACAGGGACGCAGCGACCCACCTAATTAGAACAAACATGCTAAAGAACGGCAAGAATCTAGGAGACATCACCAAGTGGATGTGCGAGAAATTCGCAGTAGAGGCAAAGATAATGCCTGTAACCGACAACACCATTGAAACCAGAATCACGACAGAAAAAGGCGAGATGCACCTGCAGGAATTCTGGGTAAAGTACAAGGGCAAGGACAAAGTCGAAGGAATCCAGTATATTGGCGCAGACAAGGCAAGGCCAAATCCAGAGGCAGTAAACGCAATTCATGATTCAGAACTAGTAGTTATCGCACCAGGCAACCCCCTGACTAGCATAGGCCCCATGCTTCAGATAAAGGGAATTAGAAAAGAGCTCTCAAAGAACAAACGCAAAGTGATTGCAGTAAGTCCGATTATTGGCAACAAGGCATTTTCCGGTCCGGCAGCAGAATACATGGCAGCTGCAGGAATTGAAGTCTCTCCATACGGCGTTGCGCAAATGTATTCAGATGTTTGCGGAAGCATTGTGATTGATTCAAAGGACAGACTGCTGACAAAACGAATTCAGAATCTGGACATGAAGGTCTTTGACACTAGCATCAAGATGACTAATAAAATAGCAGAAGATGCATTGGCATCATTTGTTCTCAAGAACGCAAGATAGCTTGCAAATAGCATCAATCATCCCAGTAAAGACATTCTCAAAGGCAAAAAGCCGACTAGGACTATCGCAAGACAAAACAGAGCAATTATGCAAAATAATGTTAGAAGAGGTACTGTCCGCAATTTCCCAGTCCCAGATAAACAAGACAGTCATTGTATCGCGCGACGAGTCCGCCCTTGAGATAGCAAAAAAATACAACACAGTCCAGATCTATGAGGAAAAGGAAAACGGGGTAAACGCCGCAGTGGCACTGGCGGAAAAATACCTGCTTGAGAATAATTTTGGTGCATCGGTTGTCTTTCCGCAAGACATTCCTCTGATCAGAGCCCAAGACATCGATGAGCTGTTAAGATACCAAAAAACACCCCAGCTTATTGTTGTGCCATCAAGAAAATTTGACGGCACAAACGCGCTTTTGCGCAGCCCGATTAACATAATGGAGACGCATTATGACGAGGACAGCTACAAAATTCACCTCTTCACTGCCAAGTCCCGCAACATTCCAACCACGTTTGCCCTAATTAGCAGAATAATGTGGGACGTGGACGACCAGTCCGACATAGAATTTATCATGAGTAATATTGAAAAGCCAGTCCTCGCAGACAAGCTCAGAAATACACTAGGATAAACCATGATACCACTAATTGGAATATTTTTGGCAGTGACGCTTCAGGCAAGCACAGTACTAGTGCCTGGAGGAACAGTCACATTCTATTTGCATGACGATGATCTCAACACATCGCATCGAGGAATTGACGAAGTCTCTACATCAGGATTGCTTGAATTCAAGCTTGCAGGAACTAGCATTTCCGGACCATCTAAAATAGTAGAAACCGGTGTTAATTCAGGGGTCTTTGTAGGCAAGGTTTCAATTCCCACCACAATCAACGGCCGCGACGTAACGCAGGGCGACGTTCTAGTAATAACATACAATGACGAGTCCGATGCATCAGGCAACTCCCAGACAGTGTCAAAGTCAATCAAGGCAAAAAAATCAACCACGGCACTAGAGACATCGCAAAAAAACATCCGCATAGGCCAAACATTTCAGGTCAGAATCTATGATCCAGACTTTAATCTGGATTCAAGAACCGCTGACAACATTTCACTGAGCCTAATAGAGTTCAGGGGCTCCAATGGAATCAGAACTACTTTGGCAAATTCGGCATTTGAGGCAAAGACATCAACATTAAGAGAGACAGGAGACAACACAAACCAGTTCATAGTCACACTAAAGATGCCAAAGGAAATTGACGGAAAAAGAGTAAAGATTGGCTCTACTGCCCAGCTCAAATTCACAGACACCACGTCCCCTTCCGGCACAACTGAAAAGCTAAAGACCAACATCAAAATAGGTTTGAAATAAAATTGCGTGCTGGCCATAACCCTCCTTCTGTTTGTAAACGACATTTCGCTTTGCAGCCTACCTGAGCCATAGGTGCAGATCCCGGCTCTGTTTGGCTTTTCTCTGTATGGGGCAGATTTTTCATTCCGTCTGCTGGAAATCTCAGGGATTGCCATCATAGTGCTCCAGTTCGGATTTTTTCTGTTCTGTTGCCTGCCATCTCTGGCTTTGCGTCACCGCAACACACATCTGCATTGAGGGAGGAGTTTCCTCTGCTTTCGCAGTAATCGTCCACCAGCTCGCATTGTGTTGTGGTATAATCAGATATTTACACTATTTGAGTTTGGAGTCAAAGTATTCCTCGTCATACCTATGGGCGCGCTTTTCCTTAATAGAGTAGCCAAGGTGTGCAAGGTCGACATAGATTTTGTAGAGGTGTCTGTTTTCGCGCATCCTAGATGATATAATTCTCCAAAATCTTCTGGCATGGAATTCTGAGAACTGGTGGTCGCGAATGACAAAGAGCGACTTTTTTGTCTTGTCCACCACCTCTAGTGTTTTTGGGGAAAACGCCGAGTCTGCCTGGTTGCCTGCACCCAGAATTATTGTCTCATCCTGTATTTTGGAAAAGCTCTCAAGCAGTATGGGTGCAACATTTTTTGTTTTTGGGTAGACCTTTTCAAACTGGATCTTTTTGATGTCAAGATCAAACATGATCTCATTAATTCTATTCATGATTTCAATTTCGGTTTCCGGCTTTTCCACAACACCGCGAACTATACGAATTCTGGACGAGTGCGCCCGGGAAATTGCGTGCGCCACTCGCAGCCCAAGATCAGAGTGTCGCCCTTTATCATACGACACCACAAGATTTGCCAGGTCCTGCTCAAAATTAGCACCAAGCCGAACACCAATAAAGTCACAGGTCGAAAGGGAAAGCAGCTTTCTGTTGTTTCTCAAAAACGCAAAGTCGATTATGACCAGATTGATTCCCTGTTCTTCCACAGTAGACAATATAGCGTCGGTTTCATCGTGAGAGACGCGAACCAAGTATCGGTGCCGAATGGATTGCGGGATTTGCTGCTTGAGCTCATTGAATTCCTCTATTTCCGATTCGGCCACCTTGTTTGTGGCATCAAGAGGCAAATGTACTGGAATCTTTACTACGCTCAAAAACGAGATTTCGCCTTGTTTTTCTTGGATGATGGAGTTTGCTATTTTATAATAATTGGTGACGTATTTTGGGTGGTAGATTATCAGGACTCGGTATTCCTTGCGCTCTTTGGGCCCCTGGTTGTACACAAGCGGGGCATAGTGCTCTATTTCTTTTTTTGAGGTGTATGATTTGTAGATGATAAATCCAGACACGATCCAGATTATTGCAATTACCCAGGATACCGGCTCTGTAAATAACAAGTACACAGACAGCCCAATTGCTGACAAAATTCCAAGTGTCGGAATAATTGGGAAAAACGGCGTCTTGAATGAATAGTCCAGCTTTTTTCCATAGAGCCGGCGTATTGTGATTGCCGCATAGTTGACTTGGGCAAACAAGAATAAGAACATGACACTTGCGGCAATTGCAAGGCCTGTCAGGTCTAGCGACAATGCCATCACAAGCATTATGATTCCAGATGCAATAGTGGAAATCGCAGGAGTTTTGTATTTTGGATGAATCTTGCCAAAAAAGTGCGGCAAATTGTAATGAGTTCCCATTGCAT from Candidatus Nitrosotenuis aquarius encodes:
- the cofD gene encoding 2-phospho-L-lactate transferase, whose amino-acid sequence is MITILAGGTGSVKLVRGLISQTRDVNVVCNVGDNYWLYGLYVCPDIDTIIYGLADILDYEKGWGIRKDTFGFLRQMEIFGEETWFRIGDRDAATHLIRTNMLKNGKNLGDITKWMCEKFAVEAKIMPVTDNTIETRITTEKGEMHLQEFWVKYKGKDKVEGIQYIGADKARPNPEAVNAIHDSELVVIAPGNPLTSIGPMLQIKGIRKELSKNKRKVIAVSPIIGNKAFSGPAAEYMAAAGIEVSPYGVAQMYSDVCGSIVIDSKDRLLTKRIQNLDMKVFDTSIKMTNKIAEDALASFVLKNAR
- the cofC gene encoding 2-phospho-L-lactate guanylyltransferase gives rise to the protein MQIASIIPVKTFSKAKSRLGLSQDKTEQLCKIMLEEVLSAISQSQINKTVIVSRDESALEIAKKYNTVQIYEEKENGVNAAVALAEKYLLENNFGASVVFPQDIPLIRAQDIDELLRYQKTPQLIVVPSRKFDGTNALLRSPINIMETHYDEDSYKIHLFTAKSRNIPTTFALISRIMWDVDDQSDIEFIMSNIEKPVLADKLRNTLG
- a CDS encoding amino acid permease, with translation MAHEAQNAGFTRNLGLLDVIMVGVAAMIGGAIFVLVGPGMGEAGPALMIAFLLNGIITIFTAFTYAELSSALPDTGGGYRWVREGMPRPNAFLSGWMSWFAHTIAGSLYAVAFASFFAHLLDMAGILESSDMVEKGFAAMAVVIFTFINVRGTAPTSKVGNAITITQITIIGVLIVAALFAMAFANPTWPSNFSDFFPHGISGLVIAMGLTFIAFEGYEVIAQTGNELKNPKKNIPRAIFISLFVVIAIYILFTFSFIGGLSSDKVGQPSWEFIGSFGELGILEAAKNFMPFGAMIVLAGGFVSTLAALNATTYSSSRVSYAMGTHYNLPHFFGKIHPKYKTPAISTIASGIIMLVMALSLDLTGLAIAASVMFLFLFAQVNYAAITIRRLYGKKLDYSFKTPFFPIIPTLGILSAIGLSVYLLFTEPVSWVIAIIWIVSGFIIYKSYTSKKEIEHYAPLVYNQGPKERKEYRVLIIYHPKYVTNYYKIANSIIQEKQGEISFLSVVKIPVHLPLDATNKVAESEIEEFNELKQQIPQSIRHRYLVRVSHDETDAILSTVEEQGINLVIIDFAFLRNNRKLLSLSTCDFIGVRLGANFEQDLANLVVSYDKGRHSDLGLRVAHAISRAHSSRIRIVRGVVEKPETEIEIMNRINEIMFDLDIKKIQFEKVYPKTKNVAPILLESFSKIQDETIILGAGNQADSAFSPKTLEVVDKTKKSLFVIRDHQFSEFHARRFWRIISSRMRENRHLYKIYVDLAHLGYSIKEKRAHRYDEEYFDSKLK